Proteins from a genomic interval of Symmachiella macrocystis:
- the cls gene encoding cardiolipin synthase, giving the protein MDLTFSFLGLAIFLVELVGVYSAVHAILFTRTSQGAIAWAFPLVLFPFAAVPLYWVFGGKKFEGYVCARREGEMRLKHITEELAQYSEEFTSGLEHPVDDLKVVEQLAALPFTKHNHVELLVDGPATFAAIFAGIQSAQDYILIQFFIVHDDELGRELQKHLLGKLKAGVRVYFLYDGIGCYKLPKEYLRALIDAGAEVSSFRNSTGWRTRFQLNFRNHRKIVLVDGQSAYVGGHNVGDEYMGRSQRFGHWRDTHVKLTGPAVQCVQLSFIEDWYCATHQAPKLVWAPQAAADGDKDTIVIASGPADELETCSLFFVQAIHSARRRLWITSPYFVPDAQVIAALQLAALRGVDVRILLPEKPDHLLVYLSGFSFVEETEPAGVKFYRYQPGFLHQKVMLVDDQFATVGTANLDNRSFRLNFEITIAALDKDFAAEVAAMLETDFANSRLTGADELRARPWWFKVAVQVSRLMAPVQ; this is encoded by the coding sequence ATGGATCTAACGTTCAGCTTTCTCGGGCTGGCCATATTTCTCGTGGAATTGGTGGGAGTGTACTCGGCGGTACATGCGATTCTTTTCACCAGGACTTCGCAAGGAGCGATTGCCTGGGCTTTTCCCTTGGTGTTATTTCCCTTTGCCGCCGTGCCGTTGTATTGGGTGTTCGGTGGCAAAAAGTTTGAAGGCTACGTCTGTGCTCGTCGCGAAGGCGAGATGCGTCTCAAGCATATCACCGAAGAATTGGCGCAATATAGCGAGGAGTTCACATCGGGGCTTGAGCACCCGGTCGACGACTTGAAGGTGGTCGAACAACTCGCCGCTCTCCCGTTCACGAAGCACAACCACGTGGAATTGCTGGTCGACGGGCCCGCCACGTTTGCGGCGATCTTCGCGGGAATTCAATCCGCTCAAGACTATATCCTCATTCAATTCTTCATCGTGCATGACGATGAACTCGGCCGCGAACTGCAAAAACATCTGCTTGGTAAGCTCAAGGCCGGCGTCCGTGTCTATTTTCTCTACGACGGCATCGGCTGTTACAAACTCCCCAAGGAATACCTGCGTGCCTTAATTGACGCCGGAGCTGAGGTCAGTTCCTTTCGCAACTCCACTGGCTGGCGCACACGTTTCCAGCTCAATTTTCGCAACCACCGCAAGATCGTCCTCGTCGATGGTCAGTCTGCTTATGTCGGCGGACACAATGTCGGCGATGAGTACATGGGGCGCTCCCAGCGGTTCGGGCATTGGCGGGATACGCACGTCAAACTAACCGGCCCCGCGGTTCAATGCGTGCAGTTGTCCTTCATTGAGGATTGGTATTGCGCAACGCACCAAGCCCCCAAGCTGGTTTGGGCACCCCAAGCGGCCGCCGACGGCGACAAGGACACGATCGTTATTGCATCCGGACCGGCCGATGAATTGGAAACCTGCAGCCTGTTCTTCGTGCAGGCGATCCATTCCGCGCGGCGGCGGCTGTGGATCACCAGCCCGTATTTCGTCCCGGACGCGCAGGTGATTGCTGCCCTGCAATTGGCGGCGCTGCGAGGTGTCGACGTCCGCATCCTGCTGCCGGAAAAACCGGATCACCTGTTGGTGTATCTGTCGGGCTTTTCATTCGTCGAAGAAACCGAACCGGCCGGCGTGAAATTCTACCGCTACCAGCCCGGTTTTTTGCATCAAAAGGTGATGCTCGTCGATGACCAGTTCGCCACCGTGGGAACCGCCAACTTGGACAACCGCTCGTTCCGTTTGAACTTCGAAATCACGATTGCCGCACTCGACAAAGATTTTGCCGCTGAAGTCGCCGCAATGCTAGAAACCGATTTCGCCAACAGCCGCCTCACCGGCGCCGACGAACTCCGCGCCCGCCCCTGGTGGTTCAAGGTCGCGGTGCAGGTCTCGCGGCTGATGGCGCCGGTGCAGTGA
- the truB gene encoding tRNA pseudouridine(55) synthase TruB → MNSPDCRGILNINKPADITSRRVVDVVQRIVRPAKVGHGGTLDPLATGVVVVCIGAATRLISYVQQGRKEYRAQFRLGLRSNTDDITGEVESVEYSEQPTAAEVAQALRNYVGEIDQVPPQFSAVHIDGRRAYKMARAGKTLDIPARPVHVYRIDILNYAFPELEVEIECGSGTYIRSIGRDMGEELGCGAVMTQLERTRVGDYRLDAAVELDALSRESLSAALLPPLSAVAHLPRYAGSEADMENIQHGRAIQVVQPMADDSAATVAITAPDGRLAAIATCEDGILAPKNVFLH, encoded by the coding sequence ATGAACTCCCCCGACTGCCGCGGCATTCTCAACATCAACAAACCGGCCGATATTACGTCCCGTCGTGTCGTCGACGTCGTGCAACGAATCGTCCGTCCCGCGAAGGTAGGACACGGAGGCACGCTCGATCCCCTGGCAACGGGCGTGGTTGTCGTTTGCATTGGGGCTGCGACGCGGCTCATTTCCTACGTTCAACAAGGCCGTAAGGAATACCGGGCGCAGTTTCGCTTGGGGCTGCGCAGCAACACCGACGACATCACCGGTGAGGTCGAGTCGGTGGAATACTCCGAGCAGCCGACCGCAGCAGAGGTTGCCCAAGCTTTGCGGAATTATGTGGGCGAAATCGACCAGGTTCCGCCGCAATTCTCAGCTGTGCATATCGATGGCCGCCGCGCCTATAAAATGGCTCGCGCTGGAAAAACCCTCGACATCCCCGCTCGCCCAGTCCACGTGTATCGCATTGATATTCTCAATTACGCCTTCCCTGAACTGGAAGTCGAGATTGAGTGCGGCTCGGGAACGTATATCCGTTCCATCGGCCGCGACATGGGTGAGGAACTCGGTTGTGGCGCCGTGATGACCCAGTTGGAACGCACGCGCGTTGGCGACTATCGTCTCGACGCAGCTGTCGAACTAGATGCGCTGTCCCGTGAGTCGCTGTCCGCTGCGCTGTTGCCACCTTTGTCCGCAGTGGCGCATTTGCCGCGCTATGCAGGGTCTGAGGCTGATATGGAAAACATCCAGCACGGCCGCGCGATTCAGGTCGTTCAGCCGATGGCCGACGATTCCGCCGCAACAGTGGCGATCACTGCTCCCGACGGCCGTCTGGCTGCAATCGCGACGTGCGAAGACGGGATACTGGCCCCCAAAAACGTTTTCTTGCACTAG
- a CDS encoding zinc ribbon domain-containing protein, giving the protein MAATTHSLSELHQLHLKFESAQSQLERGPKQIQARQRFVETKKEEAAEVHAKFQKLKMDADSRSLQLKTNEARIESLRGKLNAAASNKEFNIIKEQIEADEVANSVLEDEILEALEKVDSTSIEVGQAEQAVKDSEAETARISQQINESKAGLEAESERLQAAIKVAETSIPPKVGEQYRRLVQAHGASAMAAVTDSVCSNCFVGVTAQMLVQLNTHQVIFCKTCGRMLYIDDSA; this is encoded by the coding sequence ATGGCAGCGACTACCCATAGTTTGAGCGAACTACACCAATTGCATTTGAAGTTCGAAAGCGCACAAAGCCAGTTGGAACGGGGTCCCAAACAGATCCAGGCTCGCCAACGGTTCGTTGAGACCAAAAAAGAAGAAGCTGCGGAGGTGCATGCGAAGTTTCAGAAACTGAAAATGGACGCGGACTCCCGCAGTTTGCAACTGAAGACCAATGAAGCTCGCATTGAGAGCTTGCGCGGCAAACTCAACGCGGCGGCTTCCAACAAAGAATTTAACATCATCAAGGAACAAATCGAGGCGGATGAAGTTGCCAACAGCGTGTTGGAAGACGAAATCCTCGAAGCCTTGGAAAAAGTCGATTCTACCTCAATCGAAGTCGGACAAGCCGAACAGGCGGTCAAGGACTCCGAAGCGGAAACCGCCCGGATCAGCCAGCAAATCAACGAATCCAAAGCGGGTTTAGAAGCGGAAAGCGAACGACTTCAAGCCGCCATCAAAGTTGCTGAAACCAGTATTCCCCCCAAAGTGGGAGAACAATACCGCCGCTTGGTGCAAGCTCACGGCGCAAGTGCGATGGCGGCCGTTACCGATTCGGTCTGCAGCAATTGCTTCGTAGGGGTCACGGCGCAAATGTTGGTCCAACTCAATACCCACCAGGTTATCTTTTGTAAAACTTGCGGCCGGATGCTGTACATCGACGATTCGGCATGA
- the rpoD gene encoding RNA polymerase sigma factor RpoD, which produces MHRLDENLKVLVEQGKQQGYLTFSQVNDYLPDEAVNPEKLDNLLMSLEEIGLDIINDEQPAVGNPKKKRARATRGKKSDEEQSRRIDDPVRMYLTQMGEIPLLTRPEEIALAKKIEVTRRRFRRQLLESDYALKTSLDILTKVHQGQLPFDRTIKVSVTEGLEKTQILGRMPYNLATLEELRRKTIEDFAIATDESASQKVRREADERLKIRRRKMATLIEELSLRTQRLQPSLKRLEQICRRMIDIEKQIYSIRNLKTAKDERANLQKELQDLMNMTLETPRSLRKRMRNIQERFGAYELAMRQLSGGNLRLVVSIAKKYRNRGLSFLDLIQEGNTGLMRAVDKYEYRRGYKFSTYATWWIRQAITRAIADQARTIRIPVHMIETMSKLRKVSKTLLQENGREPTIEETAEAAEISLEETRRVLKISRHPISLDRPVGESEDSYFGDFIEDDAVDNPVNAATQEMLKDKIDYVLRTLTYREREIIKLRYGLGDGYTYTLEEVGRIFKVTRERVRQIEAKAVRKLQHPVRSKQLKGFLDSLATGVAGE; this is translated from the coding sequence GTGCACAGACTCGATGAAAACCTAAAAGTTTTGGTGGAACAAGGGAAGCAGCAAGGTTATTTGACCTTCTCACAGGTCAATGACTACCTTCCCGACGAAGCCGTGAATCCCGAAAAGCTCGACAACTTGTTGATGTCTTTAGAGGAGATCGGGCTGGACATCATCAACGACGAGCAACCGGCGGTCGGCAATCCGAAGAAGAAGCGCGCTCGGGCCACGCGTGGCAAAAAGTCGGATGAAGAACAATCGCGGCGGATCGACGATCCGGTACGGATGTATCTGACGCAAATGGGCGAAATCCCGCTGCTCACGCGACCCGAGGAAATCGCGCTGGCCAAAAAAATTGAGGTCACCCGCCGTCGTTTTCGTCGGCAATTGCTGGAAAGCGATTATGCGCTGAAGACCTCGCTCGATATTTTGACGAAGGTCCACCAAGGGCAGTTGCCCTTTGACCGCACGATTAAAGTCTCGGTCACCGAAGGCTTGGAGAAGACGCAGATCCTCGGTCGCATGCCGTACAATCTCGCCACGCTTGAAGAATTGCGGCGGAAAACCATCGAGGATTTTGCGATTGCCACCGATGAATCGGCGTCGCAGAAAGTTCGCCGTGAGGCGGATGAACGACTGAAGATCCGACGGCGCAAAATGGCGACGCTGATCGAGGAGTTGAGTTTGCGGACGCAGCGGTTGCAACCGTCGCTGAAGCGGCTGGAACAAATCTGCCGGCGGATGATCGACATCGAAAAGCAGATTTACAGCATCCGCAACCTCAAGACGGCCAAAGACGAACGGGCTAACCTGCAGAAAGAGTTGCAGGATCTGATGAACATGACTTTGGAGACGCCGCGGAGTCTGCGGAAGCGGATGCGGAATATTCAAGAGCGGTTCGGCGCGTACGAATTGGCCATGCGGCAATTGTCGGGCGGGAACTTGCGGTTGGTGGTTTCGATCGCCAAGAAATACCGCAACCGCGGCTTGAGCTTCTTGGATTTGATCCAAGAAGGAAATACCGGCTTGATGCGGGCGGTCGATAAATATGAATATCGCCGTGGTTACAAGTTTTCGACGTACGCCACATGGTGGATTCGCCAGGCGATCACCCGCGCCATTGCCGATCAAGCCCGTACGATTCGGATTCCGGTGCATATGATCGAGACGATGTCCAAACTCCGCAAAGTCAGCAAGACGTTATTGCAGGAGAACGGCCGCGAACCGACGATTGAGGAAACGGCTGAAGCAGCTGAAATCAGCCTGGAAGAGACGCGTCGTGTCCTGAAAATCTCGCGGCACCCGATCAGTCTGGATCGACCGGTTGGCGAAAGCGAAGATAGCTATTTCGGCGATTTCATCGAGGACGACGCTGTTGATAATCCGGTCAACGCTGCGACGCAGGAGATGTTGAAGGATAAGATCGACTATGTGCTACGGACGTTGACCTATCGCGAGCGTGAAATCATCAAATTGCGATACGGTTTAGGCGATGGGTACACCTATACGTTGGAAGAGGTAGGCCGAATCTTCAAGGTCACCCGCGAGCGGGTTCGACAAATCGAAGCCAAGGCGGTTCGCAAACTGCAACATCCGGTGCGTAGTAAACAGTTAAAAGGCTTTTTAGACAGCCTGGCGACGGGAGTCGCTGGGGAATAA
- the dnaG gene encoding DNA primase, producing MPRQSSEEFKELVRSRTDIVSLIGEGVSLESRRGGHEFVGLCPFHDDRNPSLRVYPERQSFKCWSCNTGGDCFEFVMQSERVEFREAIELLATRANIEMPRTYQRGSQNQDGTSKSQLFEVVAWAEQQFHECLLESPQAAKARDYLNSRGFTADVIDAYHLGYHPNDWEWLIQRARGKFGLDVLTAAKLAAQRDGGRGYYDYFVDRVMFPIRDMQRRPVAFGGRILPGETRENAPKYFNSLESIIFTKSRLLYGFDHARDAISKTDTVVVVEGYTDCITTHQHGQMNVVGTLGTALTETHVTNLKRFARKVVLVYDGDDAGQNAAERALTKFLAQEVDLRIMTLPAGMDPADFLATHGAAAFTKDVEQAPEAWQHKFRRAVARYGVDSIDAKDRVLDEMLEVLATVPHTGGADAGKWRNREDLILGSLVQRLGLKEHAVRQRLSDIRRRAADRQRNRDGADAIRHDGPAHDTVSLPRKSLSRRDVYLEHELLQIVMAHPSVVGRLRDDFDCEELQDPQLRKLLACCYGLMDAGEELTFHRVMAELEDSALKGIAVSLDEEARRKGIGADLLEQTLACLRERHTTDAVEMSGQLREQVQQSGGGLNDETAAMLRRLSEYNKKRAVKNKLA from the coding sequence GTGCCCCGCCAGTCTTCCGAAGAATTCAAAGAACTGGTCCGTTCCAGAACGGACATCGTCAGCCTGATCGGCGAAGGCGTTTCGCTCGAGTCGCGGCGCGGCGGACATGAGTTCGTGGGGCTGTGTCCTTTTCATGATGATCGTAATCCTTCGCTGCGCGTCTATCCTGAGCGGCAATCGTTTAAGTGTTGGTCCTGTAATACGGGCGGCGATTGCTTTGAATTTGTGATGCAAAGCGAACGGGTCGAATTTCGCGAAGCGATTGAACTGTTGGCCACCCGGGCCAACATCGAAATGCCTCGCACCTATCAACGCGGCAGCCAGAATCAAGACGGAACCAGTAAGAGTCAATTGTTCGAAGTGGTTGCTTGGGCTGAGCAGCAATTTCATGAATGTCTATTGGAAAGCCCGCAGGCGGCTAAGGCGCGGGATTATTTGAATTCGCGCGGTTTCACTGCCGATGTCATCGACGCTTATCACTTGGGTTATCATCCCAACGATTGGGAGTGGTTGATTCAGCGAGCACGGGGCAAGTTTGGCTTAGATGTTTTGACCGCTGCCAAACTGGCTGCCCAGCGGGATGGGGGACGCGGTTATTATGATTATTTCGTAGATCGGGTGATGTTTCCGATTCGCGACATGCAACGCCGCCCTGTTGCATTTGGAGGACGTATTCTTCCGGGAGAGACGCGTGAAAATGCCCCGAAATATTTTAATAGTTTAGAGAGCATCATCTTCACTAAAAGCCGTCTGCTCTACGGTTTCGATCATGCTCGCGACGCAATTAGCAAGACCGACACGGTGGTTGTCGTGGAAGGGTACACGGATTGCATTACCACACATCAGCACGGCCAGATGAACGTTGTCGGCACATTGGGAACTGCCCTCACCGAAACACATGTGACGAACCTGAAGCGTTTTGCCCGTAAGGTAGTCTTGGTCTACGACGGTGACGATGCCGGCCAAAACGCGGCGGAACGTGCCTTGACCAAGTTTTTGGCACAAGAGGTGGATCTAAGAATCATGACATTGCCCGCCGGCATGGATCCGGCGGACTTTTTGGCCACTCATGGAGCGGCCGCTTTTACGAAAGACGTCGAACAAGCCCCGGAGGCTTGGCAGCATAAATTCAGAAGAGCAGTGGCTCGTTATGGCGTAGACTCAATCGACGCCAAAGATCGCGTACTAGACGAAATGCTGGAGGTCCTGGCGACTGTGCCGCACACCGGCGGTGCTGATGCAGGAAAATGGCGGAATCGAGAGGATTTGATTTTAGGGTCGCTGGTCCAACGGTTGGGACTGAAGGAACATGCGGTCAGACAACGTCTGAGCGATATTCGCCGACGGGCCGCTGACCGGCAACGAAACCGTGACGGTGCGGACGCTATACGGCACGACGGACCAGCGCACGATACAGTTTCACTGCCACGGAAATCACTATCGCGCCGTGACGTATACTTGGAACATGAACTATTGCAGATCGTCATGGCCCATCCCTCGGTGGTCGGACGATTGCGGGACGACTTTGATTGCGAGGAATTACAGGACCCGCAATTACGAAAACTTTTGGCCTGTTGTTATGGACTTATGGATGCGGGAGAGGAACTGACCTTTCACCGCGTGATGGCTGAGTTGGAGGACTCCGCCTTGAAAGGAATCGCTGTCTCATTGGATGAGGAAGCCCGCCGAAAAGGAATCGGCGCGGATCTGCTGGAACAAACTTTGGCCTGCCTACGCGAGCGTCACACGACCGACGCGGTGGAGATGTCCGGCCAATTGCGCGAGCAGGTCCAACAGTCGGGTGGCGGACTAAATGATGAAACAGCGGCGATGTTACGCCGGCTTTCTGAATACAACAAGAAACGCGCAGTCAAGAACAAGTTGGCTTGA
- a CDS encoding M56 family metallopeptidase, translated as MLQTLFEIVLANAVLATVLAIGVALFARLCRRPAIEHGLWLLVFLKLITPPLVTVPLEILPAPQVISTSSAVIPAPMETTISEHVAPAPLAIAATSEAPRLAVAPQPEGFRWRDHLAEGIVALWIAGACAWLLLLSIRAWRFHRIARLTALAPASLQQQVRRLAMVFSVSTVPDVRVIHAQVSPLLWRIDGCPVILLPAELLNQLTPTQIDGIFAHELAHLQRRDHWTRRLVLCVTALYWWHPVVWSGRRGLEQAAEQCCDAAVVDRFPNHSRDYAAALLQTIDFLSGARPQLPASATTFGPGRSLKRRFAMILDKGVSPQLSWKMRGVLAAVGLTVLAVSPWVVAEEKVADPQKPRVVDRESQPYTETQLLTKNGKVDDINEKRLYKVACRMLAQDENGKEHAVFSPQIVLRENEEGTITVGAEQPVPVRDADPVMGRQILKDRALRQVKVRQLDDEFVAFIARIDDSPEMNKGLFPDDDGVVTREFTHIYTKSLNVVEKVQLGRTFSVPFYDKDDNKKAKRRIEFVITRLEPPKPKLPDEATLLFPTAVNNPPTVEEVLTEVSKQLKDRGDVPPFAASAVVKNLRVVIEPSGPSVGPVKFYPLVGHAQMHKQRYKCTAYFDLQRQSDWPIRFMSRNKTSEVVYIDHDHLVRVTKQPK; from the coding sequence ATGCTGCAAACCTTGTTCGAGATCGTGCTTGCCAACGCCGTGTTGGCAACGGTGCTGGCAATCGGCGTCGCCCTGTTTGCGCGGCTGTGCCGTCGTCCGGCGATTGAGCATGGACTGTGGTTGTTGGTGTTTTTGAAATTGATCACCCCGCCGCTCGTGACGGTGCCCCTCGAAATCCTACCGGCTCCCCAGGTCATCAGCACCTCTTCGGCTGTAATCCCTGCGCCGATGGAAACCACCATCAGTGAGCATGTAGCGCCCGCCCCCTTGGCTATCGCCGCAACAAGCGAGGCACCACGACTTGCTGTAGCTCCACAGCCTGAGGGCTTTCGCTGGCGCGATCATCTAGCTGAAGGAATAGTCGCCCTTTGGATCGCCGGGGCATGCGCGTGGTTACTGTTATTGAGCATACGGGCCTGGCGTTTCCATCGGATTGCTCGCCTGACCGCGCTCGCGCCAGCGTCACTGCAGCAACAGGTGCGGCGTTTAGCAATGGTGTTTAGCGTGTCGACGGTGCCGGATGTCCGTGTCATTCACGCGCAGGTCTCGCCGCTGTTGTGGCGGATTGATGGCTGCCCGGTGATTCTTCTGCCGGCAGAACTGCTAAACCAGCTGACGCCTACTCAGATCGACGGAATTTTTGCGCACGAACTGGCTCACTTGCAGCGTCGCGACCATTGGACGCGGCGGTTGGTGCTCTGTGTGACTGCTCTGTATTGGTGGCATCCGGTGGTCTGGTCGGGTCGGCGGGGCTTGGAGCAAGCGGCCGAGCAGTGTTGCGACGCCGCCGTGGTCGACCGCTTCCCCAACCACAGCCGCGACTATGCCGCGGCGCTATTACAAACGATCGACTTTTTATCAGGCGCTCGCCCGCAGTTGCCAGCGTCGGCAACTACATTCGGGCCAGGCCGTTCACTGAAACGGAGATTTGCAATGATTCTGGACAAAGGAGTGTCCCCACAGTTGTCGTGGAAGATGCGCGGTGTGTTGGCGGCCGTCGGTTTGACGGTGCTAGCGGTCTCGCCGTGGGTGGTGGCGGAGGAAAAAGTAGCTGACCCGCAGAAGCCGAGGGTAGTCGACCGTGAGTCACAGCCATACACCGAGACCCAGTTGCTTACGAAAAACGGTAAAGTAGACGATATTAATGAGAAACGCCTTTACAAGGTCGCTTGCCGCATGCTTGCACAGGACGAAAACGGCAAGGAACACGCCGTTTTTTCACCACAGATTGTTCTTCGCGAGAACGAAGAAGGAACAATCACGGTTGGCGCAGAGCAGCCAGTCCCTGTCCGTGACGCCGATCCCGTGATGGGGCGACAAATCTTGAAGGACCGCGCCCTGCGGCAGGTGAAGGTGCGTCAACTCGACGACGAATTCGTTGCGTTCATTGCGCGCATTGACGACTCGCCCGAAATGAACAAGGGGCTCTTTCCTGATGATGACGGAGTGGTCACTCGGGAATTCACCCACATTTATACGAAGTCACTCAACGTTGTGGAGAAGGTCCAGCTCGGAAGGACATTTTCAGTTCCCTTTTACGACAAGGACGACAACAAAAAGGCTAAGCGGCGGATCGAGTTTGTCATCACGCGTCTTGAACCGCCCAAACCCAAATTGCCCGACGAAGCCACGTTGCTCTTTCCCACTGCGGTTAACAATCCCCCGACGGTTGAGGAGGTTCTTACGGAGGTGAGCAAGCAACTCAAGGACCGGGGTGATGTTCCACCGTTCGCAGCGTCGGCGGTGGTCAAAAATTTGCGTGTCGTGATAGAACCATCTGGCCCCTCGGTCGGTCCGGTGAAATTTTATCCTTTGGTTGGCCACGCTCAAATGCACAAGCAAAGGTACAAGTGCACAGCGTACTTCGATTTGCAACGCCAATCCGACTGGCCGATTCGATTTATGAGTCGTAATAAAACTAGCGAAGTCGTATATATTGACCACGACCATCTGGTTCGCGTTACTAAACAGCCAAAATGA
- a CDS encoding BlaI/MecI/CopY family transcriptional regulator: MPIPRRHVADAELAVLEVLWDHSPRTIRQLTDILYPGGTTSEYATVQKLLQRLEDKGCVSRDRSQSAHQFSPSIARDDLIGEQLEQVAQKLCDGSLTPLLLHLTNNVRLKKRERELLKKMIDDAK; the protein is encoded by the coding sequence ATGCCTATCCCGCGACGCCATGTCGCCGATGCCGAACTCGCCGTGCTGGAGGTCCTGTGGGACCATAGCCCGCGAACGATTCGACAATTGACCGATATTCTCTATCCCGGCGGAACAACGTCCGAATACGCCACCGTGCAAAAATTGTTGCAGCGGTTGGAGGACAAAGGCTGCGTCAGCCGCGATCGCAGCCAGTCCGCCCACCAATTCTCACCCAGCATCGCCCGCGACGATTTAATCGGTGAACAGCTGGAGCAGGTCGCCCAAAAACTGTGCGACGGATCATTGACGCCGCTGCTACTGCACTTGACCAACAACGTGCGGCTGAAAAAACGCGAACGTGAACTACTCAAAAAAATGATTGACGATGCTAAATAG
- a CDS encoding family 16 glycoside hydrolase — translation MHSYRVVVGLMAVAGIALGGVFITGCAEADDNSPKPPKKSFVPLYNGKDLAGWEVLDGNIEAWKADGELLSCVGEGGGWLRTDKMYSDYVLKLEFRVPPNGNSGVGLRFPAEGNPAFAGMEIQILDDDGDEYTELKDSQYSGSIYSEVAAKRGALKPPGEFNSYEITCKGPFIKVVLNGKTINEANIDEYDKASGDYKPLRDRPRIGYIGLQSHGSRVDFRNIAIKDLTNSIKDPDTNVEMAYVDIVEGEGDAVGDGDAPAIHCTGRLLNGEKFYSSHDGAGQPLALPLTGYIPGWQLGIPGMKAGGRRKLIIPYQLAYGLRGFPPSIPPKAMLVFDVEVVKVK, via the coding sequence ATGCATTCGTATCGCGTGGTTGTTGGCCTGATGGCCGTAGCTGGAATTGCTTTGGGCGGCGTCTTCATCACCGGATGCGCTGAGGCGGACGATAATTCCCCTAAACCCCCTAAGAAAAGTTTCGTACCGCTGTACAACGGGAAAGACCTGGCCGGGTGGGAAGTGCTTGACGGAAACATCGAGGCTTGGAAGGCCGATGGCGAATTGCTGAGTTGCGTTGGCGAGGGCGGGGGTTGGCTCCGCACCGACAAAATGTACAGCGACTACGTCTTGAAGCTCGAGTTTCGCGTACCGCCCAACGGCAATAGCGGAGTCGGCCTGCGGTTTCCCGCTGAGGGAAATCCCGCCTTTGCCGGGATGGAAATCCAAATCCTCGATGACGACGGCGACGAGTACACGGAACTCAAAGATTCGCAGTACAGCGGCAGCATCTACTCCGAAGTTGCCGCCAAACGGGGCGCTCTCAAACCACCCGGTGAATTCAACAGCTACGAGATCACCTGCAAAGGACCCTTTATCAAAGTTGTGCTCAACGGAAAAACGATCAACGAGGCGAACATCGACGAATACGACAAGGCGTCGGGCGACTACAAGCCGCTCCGCGATCGGCCGCGGATCGGTTATATCGGTTTGCAAAGTCACGGTTCGCGGGTCGATTTTCGCAACATCGCCATCAAAGATTTGACGAATTCGATCAAGGATCCCGATACGAATGTGGAAATGGCGTATGTCGACATCGTCGAAGGCGAAGGGGATGCGGTCGGAGATGGAGATGCTCCCGCGATTCATTGCACCGGACGCTTGCTCAACGGCGAAAAGTTTTACAGCAGCCACGATGGTGCCGGCCAACCGTTGGCCTTGCCATTGACGGGTTATATCCCCGGTTGGCAATTGGGCATTCCCGGCATGAAGGCGGGCGGACGGCGCAAGTTGATCATTCCCTATCAATTGGCGTACGGATTGCGAGGATTTCCGCCGTCGATTCCTCCCAAAGCTATGTTGGTCTTCGATGTTGAGGTTGTCAAAGTCAAATAA